A single Pseudomonas sp. HN11 DNA region contains:
- a CDS encoding 4-hydroxyproline epimerase, giving the protein MTAQGKFKKLHVIDSHTGGEPTRLVMSGFPTLNGVTIADQLHNLRTEHDHWRRACLLEPRGNDVLVGALYCEPVTPGAVCGVIFFNNAGYLGMCGHGTIGLVTSLHHLGRIAPGVHSIDTPVGPVTATLHEDGAVTLRNVPAYRLQQQVPVDVPGHGVVYGDIAWGGNWFFLVSDHGQRLQMDNVGALTDYTWAMLKALEDQGIHGADGALIDHIELFADDDLANSRNFVMCPGKAYDRSPCGTGTSAKLACLAADGQLKPGETWTQASITGSQFGGRYEWDGDFIRPFITGSAYMTADSTLLIDEHDPFAWGI; this is encoded by the coding sequence ATGACAGCTCAAGGCAAGTTCAAGAAACTGCACGTGATCGACTCCCACACCGGCGGCGAACCGACGCGCCTGGTCATGAGCGGTTTCCCGACGCTGAACGGCGTCACTATTGCCGATCAGTTGCACAACCTGCGTACCGAGCACGACCACTGGCGCCGTGCGTGCCTGCTGGAGCCGCGTGGCAATGACGTACTGGTCGGCGCGCTGTATTGCGAGCCTGTCACCCCCGGCGCGGTATGCGGCGTGATCTTTTTCAACAACGCCGGCTACCTCGGCATGTGCGGCCACGGCACCATCGGCCTGGTAACGTCGTTGCACCACTTGGGTCGCATCGCGCCGGGCGTGCACAGCATCGACACGCCCGTCGGCCCGGTCACCGCCACGCTGCACGAGGACGGCGCGGTGACCCTGCGCAACGTGCCCGCCTATCGCTTGCAGCAACAGGTGCCGGTGGATGTGCCGGGGCATGGCGTGGTTTACGGCGACATCGCCTGGGGCGGCAACTGGTTTTTCCTCGTCTCGGACCACGGCCAACGCTTGCAGATGGACAACGTGGGTGCGCTCACCGACTACACCTGGGCGATGCTCAAAGCCCTGGAGGACCAAGGCATTCACGGAGCGGACGGCGCACTGATCGACCACATCGAACTGTTCGCCGATGACGACCTGGCCAACAGCCGCAACTTCGTCATGTGCCCCGGCAAAGCCTACGACCGCTCGCCCTGCGGCACCGGCACCAGCGCCAAGCTGGCCTGCCTGGCCGCCGACGGACAGCTCAAGCCCGGTGAAACCTGGACGCAAGCCAGCATCACCGGCAGCCAATTCGGAGGCCGCTACGAGTGGGACGGCGACTTCATACGGCCCTTTATCACCGGCAGCGCGTACATGACCGCCGACAGCACCTTGCTGATCGACGAGCACGATCCTTTTGCCTGGGGCATCTGA
- a CDS encoding GlxA family transcriptional regulator yields MKGKNLRYLNETQQPASVTRVGFLLLEHFSLPAFTQTLDTFVTANLLRPDLFASRTFGCDDGEVISDLGLVIRPDARLDVAALHELELLVICGGFRTELKASEDFIHLLRTTAEHGIGLAGLWNGAWFLGRAGLLQGYRCAIHPEHRPALAEVSKATHVTSEPYVIDRDRLTASSPSGAFHMALDWIKGLHDKALVEGIEDILAFEESRYRRIKPTENVSVSAPLREVVKLMDANLEEPLELDQLAVYAGRSRRQLERLFKEQLGTTPQRYYMELRVTEARRLLQHTELSQVEVLVACGFVSPSHFSKCYSSYFGYRPSKEKRLVK; encoded by the coding sequence ATGAAAGGCAAGAATCTGCGCTACCTCAACGAAACCCAGCAGCCGGCCTCGGTCACCCGCGTCGGCTTCCTGTTGCTTGAACATTTTTCCCTGCCCGCATTCACTCAGACCCTCGACACCTTCGTCACCGCCAACCTGCTGCGTCCCGACCTTTTTGCCTCGCGCACCTTTGGCTGTGACGATGGCGAAGTCATCAGCGACCTGGGTCTGGTGATCCGCCCGGATGCCCGTCTCGACGTGGCGGCTTTGCACGAATTGGAGCTGCTGGTGATCTGCGGCGGCTTTCGCACGGAACTCAAAGCCAGCGAAGACTTTATCCACCTGCTGCGCACCACTGCCGAACACGGCATTGGCCTCGCCGGCTTGTGGAACGGCGCCTGGTTTCTCGGTCGGGCTGGCTTGTTGCAGGGCTATCGCTGCGCCATCCACCCTGAGCATCGTCCGGCGCTGGCGGAAGTTTCAAAAGCCACCCACGTCACCAGCGAACCCTACGTGATCGACCGCGACCGCCTCACCGCCTCAAGCCCGTCCGGTGCCTTCCACATGGCGTTGGACTGGATCAAAGGCCTGCACGACAAGGCATTGGTGGAAGGCATTGAAGACATCCTGGCCTTTGAAGAGTCCCGCTACCGACGCATCAAACCGACCGAAAACGTCAGCGTCAGCGCGCCCCTGCGGGAAGTGGTGAAACTGATGGACGCCAACCTCGAAGAGCCCCTGGAACTGGACCAGCTCGCCGTCTACGCCGGCCGTTCCCGGCGCCAGTTGGAGCGCTTGTTCAAGGAACAACTGGGCACCACGCCGCAACGTTACTACATGGAACTGCGCGTTACCGAAGCACGACGGTTGTTGCAGCACACGGAGCTTTCACAGGTGGAAGTGCTGGTGGCGTGCGGATTTGTTTCGCCGAGTCATTTCAGCAAGTGCTACAGCTCCTACTTCGGATATCGCCCCTCGAAGGAGAAGCGGTTGGTCAAGTAA
- a CDS encoding NAD(P)/FAD-dependent oxidoreductase: MSDPDIVVVGAGIIGVACALQLARQGHQVLVVDQQAPGMGASYGNAGHLATEQVFPIADLSILKRLPGMLLDPMGPLRLDWKYLPHALPWFVRLLLNLRPASYQRTVAGIRTLNEGSLGAWQRLLHSIGQPELLREDGSLLVFERTESRDALIALQQRMHQQQVPVDFWCGDAIRKAAPQLSDTLQGGLFFPGTGHFLDPHKVVRELVQAAKASGVKFLTRQVLNGRVDALGVSLTTDQGILTARQVLIACGAHSAKLTTALTGKKIPLDTERGYHLMLPHEQHRLPFAVTSLERKFIMTPMTDGLRLAGTVEFAGLDRPANMERAWQLHRLSKGLFREALSAQDATPWMGFRPSLPDSLPVIDRVCDGKVLLAFGHQHLGLTQAAVTAEWVGALASKRLTALVAPYRLDRF; this comes from the coding sequence ATGTCCGATCCGGATATCGTAGTGGTCGGCGCCGGCATCATCGGCGTGGCCTGTGCGCTGCAACTGGCGCGTCAGGGCCACCAAGTGCTGGTGGTCGACCAACAGGCGCCCGGCATGGGTGCCTCTTATGGCAACGCCGGGCACCTGGCGACCGAGCAGGTGTTTCCGATTGCCGACCTGTCGATCCTCAAGCGTTTGCCCGGCATGCTGCTCGATCCCATGGGCCCGCTGCGCCTGGATTGGAAATACCTGCCACACGCCCTGCCCTGGTTCGTGCGTTTGCTGCTGAACCTGCGTCCGGCGAGTTATCAGCGCACGGTGGCGGGTATCCGCACGCTCAATGAAGGCAGCCTGGGTGCGTGGCAGCGCCTGCTGCACAGCATCGGACAGCCGGAGTTGCTGCGTGAGGATGGCTCGTTACTTGTGTTTGAGCGGACGGAATCACGGGATGCCCTCATCGCCTTGCAGCAGCGAATGCATCAACAACAGGTACCGGTGGATTTCTGGTGCGGCGATGCCATACGCAAGGCTGCACCGCAATTGAGCGACACCCTCCAGGGCGGGCTGTTCTTCCCCGGCACCGGGCACTTTCTTGACCCCCACAAGGTGGTGCGCGAACTGGTCCAGGCGGCCAAGGCCAGTGGGGTAAAATTCCTAACACGCCAGGTGCTGAATGGACGCGTCGATGCGCTCGGCGTTTCTCTCACCACCGACCAAGGCATCCTGACCGCACGCCAGGTGCTGATCGCCTGCGGTGCGCACTCGGCCAAGCTCACCACTGCACTGACCGGTAAAAAAATCCCGTTGGACACCGAGCGCGGCTACCACCTGATGCTGCCCCACGAACAACATCGCTTGCCGTTTGCCGTCACTTCTTTGGAGCGCAAATTCATCATGACCCCCATGACCGACGGCTTGCGCCTGGCCGGCACGGTGGAGTTCGCCGGCCTCGACCGCCCGGCGAACATGGAACGCGCCTGGCAGCTGCATCGGTTGAGCAAAGGGTTATTCCGGGAGGCGCTGAGTGCGCAGGACGCAACCCCATGGATGGGGTTTCGGCCGTCGTTGCCGGATTCGCTGCCCGTGATTGACCGGGTGTGTGACGGGAAGGTGCTGCTTGCGTTTGGGCATCAGCATTTGGGGTTGACACAGGCGGCGGTGACGGCGGAGTGGGTTGGGGCGTTGGCGAGCAAGCGTCTTACAGCGTTAGTGGCGCCCTATCGTCTGGATCGATTCTGA
- a CDS encoding dihydrodipicolinate synthase family protein, which translates to MSDNIFTGCIPALMTPCTAERKPDFDALVAKGRELIDIGMSAVVYCGSMGDWPLLSEAERQEGVARLAAAGVPTIVGTGAVNSREAVAHAVHAAKVGAHGLMVIPRVLSRGASATAQKAHFSAILKAAPNLPAVIYNSPYYGFATRADLFFELRRAHPNLIGFKEFGGGADLRYAAEHITSHDDNVTLMVGVDTQVVHGFVNCNATGAITGIGNALPREVLQLVALSKKAAKGDAKARRQACELEAALAVLSSFDEGCDLVLYYKHLMVLNGDQGYALHFNETDALSDAQRHYAENQYALFRQWYASWSAEQNVA; encoded by the coding sequence ATGAGCGACAACATCTTCACCGGCTGCATTCCCGCCCTGATGACACCGTGCACCGCCGAGCGAAAACCGGACTTCGACGCCCTGGTCGCCAAAGGCCGAGAATTGATCGATATCGGCATGAGCGCCGTGGTGTACTGCGGCTCCATGGGCGACTGGCCGCTGCTCAGCGAAGCCGAACGCCAGGAAGGCGTGGCGCGCCTGGCGGCGGCGGGAGTGCCGACCATCGTCGGTACGGGTGCGGTCAACAGCCGTGAAGCGGTGGCCCATGCCGTCCACGCCGCCAAGGTCGGTGCCCATGGTTTGATGGTGATTCCGCGGGTGCTGTCCCGTGGTGCGTCGGCCACCGCACAGAAGGCGCACTTCTCGGCCATCCTCAAGGCCGCGCCAAACCTGCCGGCAGTGATCTACAACAGCCCCTACTACGGCTTCGCCACCCGCGCCGACCTGTTCTTCGAACTGCGCCGCGCACACCCGAACCTCATCGGCTTCAAGGAATTCGGCGGCGGTGCCGACCTGCGCTATGCCGCGGAACACATCACCTCCCACGACGATAACGTGACCTTGATGGTCGGCGTCGATACCCAGGTGGTGCACGGTTTCGTCAACTGCAACGCCACCGGCGCCATCACCGGCATCGGCAACGCTCTGCCACGGGAAGTGCTGCAACTGGTGGCTTTGAGCAAAAAAGCCGCCAAGGGCGATGCCAAGGCCCGCCGTCAGGCCTGTGAACTGGAGGCCGCGCTGGCGGTGCTGTCGTCCTTCGATGAAGGTTGCGACCTGGTGCTGTATTACAAGCACTTGATGGTGCTGAACGGTGACCAAGGCTACGCCCTGCACTTCAACGAGACCGACGCACTCAGCGATGCGCAACGCCATTACGCCGAAAACCAGTACGCACTGTTCCGCCAGTGGTATGCCAGCTGGTCGGCGGAACAGAACGTCGCCTGA
- a CDS encoding AraC family transcriptional regulator — translation MMQSAFATLCQGSSPQDIEQLLASVAQLLPMLDVIPNAAIFIKDTQARYVLANRTLVQRCGLKQLQPLLGKTSAEVFPAQLGPGYTEQDRRVLEQGFVLEDQLELHLYGTREPGWCLTHKWPLYNHSGAIIGLAGISVDLQTASESHPAYQRLAAVDAHIRAHFNRRVTLGELTRIAGISVAQLERYCKRVFHLTPRQMIQKVRLEHAHRLLHTDLPITDVALQCGYTDHSAFTRQFKASTGFTPRQYRDT, via the coding sequence ATGATGCAGAGCGCGTTCGCGACCCTTTGCCAAGGGAGCAGCCCCCAAGACATCGAACAGTTATTGGCCAGTGTCGCGCAGCTATTGCCGATGCTGGACGTGATCCCCAATGCGGCGATTTTCATCAAGGACACCCAGGCCCGCTATGTGCTCGCCAACCGCACCCTGGTGCAGCGCTGCGGCCTCAAGCAGCTGCAACCGCTGCTGGGCAAGACCAGTGCCGAAGTCTTCCCCGCGCAATTGGGGCCGGGCTACACCGAGCAGGACCGGCGCGTGCTGGAGCAGGGCTTTGTGCTGGAAGATCAGTTGGAACTGCACCTGTACGGCACCCGCGAACCCGGCTGGTGCCTGACCCACAAGTGGCCGCTGTACAACCATTCGGGCGCGATCATTGGCCTGGCCGGTATCTCGGTCGACCTGCAAACCGCCAGCGAAAGCCACCCGGCGTACCAGCGCCTGGCCGCCGTGGACGCGCACATCCGCGCGCACTTCAACCGCCGTGTCACGCTGGGTGAATTGACGCGCATCGCCGGGATTTCAGTGGCGCAACTGGAGCGCTACTGCAAGCGTGTGTTTCACCTCACGCCACGGCAGATGATCCAGAAAGTGCGGCTGGAGCATGCGCACCGGCTGTTGCACACCGATCTGCCGATCACGGACGTGGCGCTGCAGTGCGGGTATACCGATCACAGTGCGTTCACCCGACAGTTCAAGGCGTCTACCGGCTTCACACCCCGGCAATACCGAGACACCTGA
- a CDS encoding LysE family translocator — protein sequence MSMSTSLLSAFVLFAFVSSITPGPNNTMLLASGVNFGFRRSMPHALGISIGFMLLVISVGLGLGEVFKIFPWAYTVLRYVGAAYLLYLAWKIATAGGMSDSPDEQGKPMTFLGAAAFQWVNPKAWIMALGAITTYTPAEGYVTNVLVIALVFAVVNLPSVCVWVGCGSGLRNVLREPRWLRVFNWSMAGLLVASLYPMLFAG from the coding sequence ATGTCTATGTCTACCAGCCTGTTATCCGCCTTTGTGCTGTTCGCCTTTGTGTCCTCGATCACTCCGGGACCCAATAACACCATGTTGCTTGCCTCGGGCGTGAACTTTGGGTTTCGCCGATCGATGCCTCATGCCCTGGGGATCAGCATTGGTTTCATGCTGCTGGTGATTTCAGTGGGCCTGGGGCTGGGCGAGGTGTTCAAGATCTTTCCGTGGGCCTACACCGTGTTGCGCTACGTGGGTGCGGCCTATCTGTTGTACCTGGCGTGGAAGATTGCGACGGCGGGCGGCATGTCCGACAGTCCTGATGAGCAGGGCAAGCCCATGACCTTTCTCGGCGCGGCGGCGTTCCAGTGGGTGAACCCCAAGGCCTGGATCATGGCGTTGGGGGCGATCACCACCTATACACCAGCCGAAGGTTACGTCACCAATGTGCTGGTGATTGCGCTGGTGTTCGCCGTGGTCAACCTGCCCAGCGTCTGTGTGTGGGTGGGATGCGGCAGCGGCTTGCGCAATGTGTTGCGTGAGCCGCGCTGGTTGCGGGTATTCAACTGGTCGATGGCGGGGTTGCTGGTGGCGTCGTTGTACCCGATGCTGTTTGCTGGCTGA
- a CDS encoding ADP-ribosylglycohydrolase family protein yields MSLTLLDRYRGSLLGLACGDAVGTTVEFMPRGTFTPLTDMVGGGPFNLNPGEWTDDTSMALCLAESLLRKGGFDAADQMGRYLNWWKWGHLSSTGDCFDIGMTVRAALTAFERQGDPFAGSTDPFSAGNGSMMRLAPVVLFYFPDVQRVDKFSRQSSLTTHGAQEAVECCVVLARAISNALSGATKEQMLKVSCAGLSAPKVVAIAQGDYCSKRLAKITASGYAVASLEAALWCVFQTDSFADAVLAAANLGDDADTTAAIVGQLAGAHYGVQGIPEGWLEKLCMRDAIEEMADALFKASTEDHVSIN; encoded by the coding sequence ATGTCTCTTACATTATTGGATCGTTATCGCGGCAGCCTGCTGGGCCTGGCTTGTGGCGACGCAGTGGGCACCACCGTTGAGTTCATGCCGCGCGGCACATTCACACCGCTCACCGATATGGTGGGGGGAGGTCCTTTCAACCTCAACCCGGGCGAATGGACGGACGACACTTCGATGGCGTTGTGCCTTGCCGAAAGCCTGCTGCGTAAAGGTGGTTTTGATGCCGCTGACCAGATGGGGCGCTATCTGAACTGGTGGAAGTGGGGTCATCTGAGCTCCACGGGCGATTGTTTTGATATTGGTATGACGGTGCGTGCGGCATTGACTGCGTTTGAGCGACAGGGTGATCCATTTGCCGGTTCAACGGACCCCTTTTCCGCAGGAAACGGTTCGATGATGCGTCTTGCGCCAGTGGTATTGTTTTACTTTCCAGACGTTCAACGTGTCGACAAATTCTCTCGTCAAAGCTCCCTCACGACACATGGTGCCCAAGAGGCTGTCGAATGTTGCGTTGTGCTAGCGCGTGCAATCAGTAACGCCTTGAGTGGGGCGACAAAAGAGCAGATGTTGAAGGTTTCATGCGCCGGCCTTTCTGCGCCAAAGGTCGTGGCAATTGCCCAAGGGGATTATTGCAGCAAGAGGCTCGCAAAAATCACTGCTTCCGGTTACGCAGTCGCCTCATTGGAAGCAGCACTTTGGTGTGTATTTCAAACGGACAGCTTCGCCGACGCCGTATTGGCGGCCGCGAACCTGGGCGATGACGCGGATACCACGGCCGCCATCGTTGGCCAATTGGCGGGTGCGCATTATGGTGTGCAGGGTATTCCGGAGGGATGGCTGGAGAAGCTTTGCATGCGTGATGCCATTGAGGAAATGGCCGACGCATTGTTCAAGGCCTCTACTGAAGATCACGTGTCTATCAACTAA